In Clostridium sporogenes, one genomic interval encodes:
- a CDS encoding glycine--tRNA ligase, whose product MAFKKTMDKVVALSKNRGFVFPGSDIYGGLANSWDYGPLGVELKNNVKKAWWKKFVQESPYNVGIDAAILMNSQVWVASGHVGGFSDPLMDCKECKARFRADKLVEEHMTEQGVEKASADGWSNEKLKQYIDDNGIECPKCKAKNFTDIRKFNLMFKTFQGVTEDAKSEIYLRPETAQGIFVNFKNVQRTSRKKVPFGIAQIGKSFRNEITPGNFTFRTREFEQMELEFFCKPGTDLEWFNYWKDYCWNFLINLGINKESIRFRDHSQEELSHYSNATSDIEFLFPFGWGELWGVADRTDFDLKKHMEHSGEDLNYLDPTTKERYVPYCIEPSLGADRVVLAFLVDAYDEEELEGGDVRNVLHLHPALAPFKAAVLPLSKKLSDKSQEVYSMLSKKFNIDYDEAGSIGKRYRREDEIGTPYCITVDFDTLEDNTVTIRDRDTMDQIRVNINELEKFIEDKLQF is encoded by the coding sequence ATGGCTTTTAAAAAAACTATGGATAAAGTGGTTGCTTTAAGTAAAAACAGAGGATTTGTATTCCCAGGATCTGATATATATGGGGGACTAGCAAATTCATGGGATTATGGTCCGCTAGGAGTAGAGTTAAAAAATAATGTGAAGAAAGCTTGGTGGAAAAAATTTGTTCAAGAAAGTCCATATAATGTTGGAATAGATGCAGCTATTTTAATGAATAGCCAAGTTTGGGTAGCATCTGGACATGTAGGCGGATTTTCTGATCCTTTAATGGACTGTAAAGAATGTAAAGCAAGATTTAGAGCTGATAAATTAGTAGAAGAACATATGACAGAACAAGGTGTTGAAAAAGCTAGTGCAGATGGTTGGTCAAATGAAAAATTAAAACAATATATAGATGATAATGGTATAGAATGTCCAAAATGTAAAGCTAAAAACTTTACGGATATAAGAAAATTCAATTTAATGTTTAAAACATTCCAAGGAGTTACAGAAGATGCTAAGTCAGAAATATATTTAAGACCAGAGACAGCTCAAGGTATATTTGTCAATTTTAAAAATGTTCAAAGAACCTCTAGAAAAAAAGTGCCATTTGGTATTGCACAAATAGGAAAATCTTTTAGAAATGAAATAACTCCAGGAAATTTTACTTTTAGAACTAGAGAATTTGAACAAATGGAGTTGGAGTTTTTCTGTAAACCAGGAACAGATTTAGAATGGTTTAATTATTGGAAAGATTATTGTTGGAATTTCTTAATAAATTTAGGTATAAATAAAGAAAGTATAAGATTTAGAGATCATAGTCAAGAAGAACTATCTCACTATAGTAATGCTACATCAGATATAGAATTTTTATTTCCATTTGGTTGGGGCGAGCTATGGGGCGTTGCAGACAGAACAGATTTTGACTTGAAAAAACATATGGAACATTCAGGAGAAGATCTAAACTATTTAGATCCAACAACTAAAGAAAGATATGTGCCATATTGCATAGAACCATCTTTAGGAGCAGATAGGGTTGTTTTAGCATTTTTAGTAGACGCCTATGATGAAGAAGAACTAGAAGGTGGAGATGTAAGAAATGTATTGCATTTACACCCAGCTTTAGCTCCATTTAAGGCTGCGGTATTGCCACTTAGTAAAAAACTTTCTGATAAATCACAAGAAGTTTATAGTATGTTAAGTAAAAAGTTTAATATAGATTATGATGAAGCAGGTAGTATAGGAAAAAGATATAGAAGAGAAGATGAAATAGGAACTCCTTACTGCATAACAGTAGATTTTGATACATTAGAAGATAATACAGTTACTATAAGAGACAGGGATACTATGGATCAAATAAGAGTTAATATAAATGAACTAGAAAAATTTATAGAAGATAAATTACAATTTTAA